In Zunongwangia profunda SM-A87, the following proteins share a genomic window:
- a CDS encoding alkaline phosphatase family protein yields the protein MKFKITSMAMMLLLCSYQMIAQEDRQKEKKLVFIIVDGIAADMIPKTSTPNLDAISLKGDFSEAYVGGGKGTYSETPTISAVGYNSLLTGVWVNKHNVYGNEIKQPNYNYPSIFRLFTNDFPEKQTAIFSTWEDNRTKLLGENLVGTNFLKIDYAFDGFEKDTLNFPHDPYREYIKNIDKKVAYQAAEYIQNEAPDLTWVYLEFSDDMGHGYGDSPQLYNAITFEDELIGKIYEAIKYRESNFNEDWLFIVTTDHGRTAKDGKRHGGQSDRERSTWIAMNKKGNSYFKEQIPGIVDILPTMISFLELYPETSVKEELDGVPLLGMVDAVGLSANLDGATLKLNWKALSDTDTPAKFYVARTNNVKYGAKDEYELLGSAKIKNGTAEFNIGKKADIYKILMETPNHRLNTWITPTQTNN from the coding sequence ATGAAATTTAAAATCACTTCCATGGCCATGATGCTTCTTTTATGTAGCTATCAGATGATTGCACAGGAAGATCGCCAAAAAGAAAAAAAGCTCGTTTTTATCATTGTAGATGGGATCGCAGCAGATATGATTCCAAAGACAAGCACACCAAATCTTGATGCAATTTCACTAAAAGGTGATTTTTCTGAAGCTTATGTAGGCGGAGGAAAAGGAACTTACTCAGAAACCCCTACAATATCTGCGGTGGGTTATAATAGTCTATTAACTGGCGTTTGGGTTAATAAACACAATGTATATGGAAATGAAATTAAACAGCCTAACTATAATTATCCAAGTATTTTTAGGCTTTTTACCAATGATTTTCCAGAGAAACAAACCGCTATTTTTTCTACCTGGGAAGATAACCGTACCAAACTGCTAGGTGAGAATCTAGTAGGTACGAATTTTCTAAAGATAGACTACGCTTTTGATGGTTTCGAAAAAGATACCCTAAACTTTCCTCATGATCCATACCGGGAGTACATTAAGAATATAGATAAGAAAGTAGCTTATCAGGCTGCAGAGTATATCCAAAATGAGGCACCTGATTTAACCTGGGTTTATCTGGAGTTTTCTGATGATATGGGACATGGGTATGGGGATAGTCCCCAACTGTATAATGCGATCACATTTGAGGATGAACTTATTGGAAAAATTTATGAAGCTATAAAATATAGAGAGTCCAATTTTAATGAAGACTGGCTTTTTATCGTAACCACAGACCATGGTCGAACTGCTAAAGATGGAAAACGTCATGGGGGGCAATCTGATCGTGAACGCAGCACCTGGATTGCGATGAATAAAAAGGGGAATAGCTATTTTAAGGAGCAAATCCCGGGTATCGTGGATATACTGCCCACAATGATTTCTTTTCTTGAGCTTTATCCGGAAACTTCAGTTAAAGAAGAGTTGGATGGGGTTCCCCTTTTGGGAATGGTGGATGCTGTAGGACTCTCAGCGAATCTTGATGGAGCTACTTTAAAACTAAATTGGAAAGCACTTTCCGATACTGATACTCCGGCAAAATTTTATGTGGCCAGGACCAATAACGTTAAATATGGCGCGAAGGATGAATATGAGCTTTTAGGGAGTGCAAAAATAAAAAATGGAACAGCTGAATTTAATATAGGGAAGAAAGCTGATATCTATAAAATACTTATGGAAACTCCCAATCATAGATTGAATACATGGATCACACCAACCCAAACAAATAATTAA
- a CDS encoding TetR family transcriptional regulator: protein MGRKSLSVKRRKEIIQSFYRIAKKIGLENTSIAKVAEEMQISSGLVMHYFKSRDELLIGLNEYILERHLNMVNAIEYGVMDNRKSLENFITDLFSRKWNKYFDDGVFYSCYALIYRKEDFNTSFRKYLEKLHQVLQIKLLEAKNLGVIYNDNIPEITEVIFALIDGSYYYLGMFNQKDQTYEQQEKLYIKYAIKLLDFS, encoded by the coding sequence GTGGGGCGTAAAAGTTTAAGTGTAAAAAGGCGTAAGGAGATTATTCAATCCTTTTATAGAATTGCTAAAAAAATTGGTCTCGAAAATACCTCAATTGCCAAAGTTGCAGAAGAAATGCAAATTAGTAGCGGACTGGTGATGCACTATTTTAAAAGCCGCGACGAACTTTTAATTGGCCTTAATGAATATATTCTGGAACGTCACCTAAATATGGTCAATGCTATAGAGTATGGAGTTATGGATAATAGAAAAAGCCTGGAAAACTTTATTACCGACCTATTCTCCAGAAAGTGGAATAAATATTTTGATGATGGTGTTTTTTATAGTTGTTATGCCTTAATTTATCGCAAAGAAGATTTTAATACCAGTTTTAGAAAATATCTGGAAAAACTTCACCAGGTATTACAGATAAAATTACTCGAAGCTAAAAATCTAGGAGTGATCTACAACGATAATATACCTGAAATTACGGAAGTCATTTTTGCCCTCATCGATGGATCCTATTACTACCTTGGAATGTTTAATCAAAAAGATCAAACTTATGAGCAACAGGAAAAACTTTATATTAAATACGCAATTAAGCTTTTGGATTTTTCTTAG
- a CDS encoding CBU_0592 family membrane protein, whose protein sequence is MTFISFIGWCGAIIFIIAYFLLSAGYLSAKRPLYHILNVIGGLCLVINAATLKDFPNILVNIVWALIALFAIYRIIKHPKKNPKA, encoded by the coding sequence ATGACATTCATAAGTTTTATAGGTTGGTGCGGAGCAATAATTTTTATCATTGCTTATTTTCTTCTTAGCGCAGGGTATTTATCAGCCAAAAGGCCGTTATATCACATACTAAATGTTATAGGAGGGCTGTGTTTGGTTATCAATGCAGCAACTTTGAAAGATTTTCCGAATATCCTTGTGAATATTGTATGGGCATTAATAGCTTTATTTGCTATATATAGGATTATAAAACATCCTAAGAAAAATCCAAAAGCTTAA
- a CDS encoding Fur family transcriptional regulator — MKTAEEKKTRNTKHQKAVLELLKNATKALTADEIREKLADNINKTTVYRMLDRFVEAGKIHFVTGQNGKSFYALCKSCKEEPPKHIHNHLHFQCEICGKVECLPETLKVPQLDNYTIRETQLLLIGTCKRCMNSTN, encoded by the coding sequence ATGAAAACTGCTGAAGAAAAGAAAACCCGAAATACGAAACATCAAAAAGCCGTTTTAGAACTTTTGAAAAACGCAACAAAAGCATTAACAGCAGATGAAATAAGAGAAAAATTAGCCGATAATATTAATAAAACTACGGTTTATAGAATGCTCGATCGTTTTGTGGAGGCCGGAAAAATTCATTTTGTTACCGGACAAAACGGAAAATCATTTTACGCGTTATGCAAAAGCTGCAAGGAAGAACCTCCTAAGCATATTCATAATCATCTGCATTTTCAATGTGAAATTTGTGGAAAAGTAGAATGTCTACCCGAAACCTTAAAAGTACCGCAACTTGACAATTACACGATCAGAGAAACACAGTTGTTACTTATTGGTACTTGCAAACGCTGTATGAATAGCACTAATTAA
- a CDS encoding GTP-binding protein gives MQKLPVTVLSGFLGAGKTTLLNHLLHNREGMKLAVIVNDMSEINIDAQFVENQHTLSKTEEKLVEMSNGCICCTLREDLMIEVARLAEEKRFDYLIIESTGISEPIPVAQTFSFQDDLGQFNLKDISYIDCMLTVVDAFNFLNDFSSAELLEDRQLASDEEDHRSIVNLLTDQIEFANVILLNKTDLVSSEELQRVHSIIKALNPDAKIIETRHAQVDYKEVINTGYFDFEKAEASAGWIKELENEHNPETEEYGISSLTFKHKVPFHPERLFNFLMENFPHGIIRSKGLFWLASRPDQALIWSSAGGSFKTDPAGVWWASMPFNQRIDHPVFLENQENIEQNWDPKLGDRKNELVFIGINYDKEKLEENLNNCLLTNSEMITWQSGSLQLQDVWPV, from the coding sequence ATGCAAAAACTTCCGGTTACCGTACTTAGTGGCTTTTTAGGAGCAGGAAAAACAACGCTACTCAATCATTTACTTCATAATCGCGAGGGAATGAAACTGGCTGTGATTGTTAACGATATGAGCGAGATCAATATTGATGCGCAATTTGTCGAAAATCAGCATACGCTCTCTAAAACCGAGGAAAAACTGGTTGAAATGAGCAATGGTTGCATTTGCTGCACCCTTAGGGAAGACCTGATGATCGAAGTGGCTCGACTGGCAGAAGAAAAAAGGTTTGACTATTTAATTATTGAGAGTACAGGTATCTCTGAACCGATTCCTGTGGCGCAAACCTTTAGTTTTCAGGATGATTTGGGCCAGTTTAATTTAAAAGACATCAGCTATATCGATTGTATGCTCACAGTGGTTGATGCCTTTAATTTTCTGAATGACTTCTCGAGTGCAGAGCTTCTAGAGGACCGACAATTGGCCAGCGATGAAGAAGATCATCGTAGCATTGTAAATTTACTGACAGATCAGATTGAATTTGCAAACGTCATTCTGCTAAACAAAACCGACCTGGTATCATCGGAAGAGTTACAGCGGGTTCATAGTATCATTAAAGCTTTAAATCCTGACGCGAAGATTATTGAAACCCGTCATGCGCAGGTTGATTATAAGGAAGTTATTAATACCGGTTATTTTGATTTTGAAAAAGCAGAAGCTTCTGCCGGATGGATCAAAGAACTGGAAAATGAGCATAATCCGGAAACGGAAGAATACGGCATCAGCTCGCTTACCTTTAAACACAAAGTACCTTTCCATCCCGAACGCTTATTTAATTTTCTCATGGAGAATTTTCCACATGGAATAATCAGGAGCAAAGGATTATTTTGGTTGGCTTCTCGCCCAGATCAGGCGCTTATTTGGAGTAGCGCCGGGGGATCCTTTAAAACAGATCCTGCCGGAGTATGGTGGGCATCAATGCCATTTAATCAGCGCATCGATCATCCGGTATTTCTAGAAAATCAGGAAAACATAGAGCAAAATTGGGATCCCAAATTAGGAGATCGTAAAAATGAGTTGGTCTTTATTGGCATAAATTACGATAAGGAAAAACTCGAAGAAAATTTAAATAACTGTCTTCTAACGAATTCGGAAATGATCACATGGCAATCAGGAAGTTTACAGCTTCAGGATGTATGGCCTGTTTAA
- a CDS encoding alkaline phosphatase, translating to MKRREFFKNSSLFAFGGLVSDFHPSVWLNNKSDFTPKKAKNIIFMVSDGMSSGTLNMADRLLQVKNGTGSHWLDLYREGKISRALMDTASADSMVTDSAAASSSWGGGKRVPNGSLNVSANGEEHLPILQKFKKSGKKVGCVTSVPITHATPAGFCVMQKNRGDQNKIAEDYLEIEFDVMMGGGNENFAADKREDGRDLYSEFENKNYQVFKTRKELLDYEGSNKILGVFSDEALPYAIDRAHDSNLKEKNPSLAEMAKQAVQHLSKSNDEGFVLQIEGGKVDWAAHANDAAALLYDQIAFDEAIKEVMDFAEKDRETLVIITTDHGNANPGLIKGKYVDQNFSNLQDFTHTNAWLLEEIKKKANSFSSIREMVASVNGDQTITEEEAKVLLNYYQKNNGGLYNTGNLPYGPLSEMQKKYTSIGWISMDHSGDYVELAAYGPGSDQLKPFVKNYELHDFMLEVAEVEDKF from the coding sequence ATGAAAAGAAGAGAATTTTTTAAAAATAGTAGTCTTTTTGCTTTTGGGGGATTGGTAAGCGATTTTCATCCAAGTGTCTGGCTGAACAACAAAAGTGATTTTACACCAAAAAAGGCGAAGAATATCATATTTATGGTAAGCGATGGGATGAGCAGCGGTACTCTAAATATGGCAGATCGGCTTTTACAGGTAAAGAATGGTACGGGAAGTCATTGGTTGGATTTATACCGTGAAGGAAAAATTAGTCGTGCCCTTATGGACACCGCTTCTGCAGATTCAATGGTTACTGATTCTGCTGCTGCCAGCTCTTCCTGGGGCGGTGGAAAACGAGTTCCCAATGGTTCTTTAAATGTTTCAGCAAACGGGGAAGAGCATCTTCCTATTCTACAAAAGTTTAAGAAATCTGGTAAAAAAGTAGGTTGTGTGACCAGCGTTCCTATTACCCATGCTACTCCCGCCGGTTTTTGTGTGATGCAAAAGAATCGTGGAGACCAGAATAAAATTGCTGAAGATTATCTTGAAATTGAATTTGATGTTATGATGGGCGGTGGTAACGAAAATTTTGCAGCCGATAAGCGGGAGGATGGCCGTGATCTTTACAGCGAATTTGAAAATAAAAACTACCAGGTTTTTAAAACGAGGAAGGAACTTTTGGATTATGAAGGATCAAATAAAATCCTGGGCGTTTTTTCAGATGAGGCCTTACCGTACGCGATAGATCGTGCTCATGATTCTAACTTAAAAGAAAAAAACCCGTCCTTAGCTGAAATGGCCAAACAAGCCGTGCAACACTTATCTAAAAGCAATGATGAGGGGTTTGTATTACAAATAGAAGGAGGAAAGGTAGATTGGGCAGCACATGCTAATGATGCTGCGGCATTGTTATACGATCAGATCGCTTTTGATGAAGCGATCAAAGAGGTTATGGATTTTGCAGAAAAAGACAGGGAGACCCTTGTTATTATTACTACAGATCACGGAAACGCTAATCCCGGTTTAATTAAAGGGAAGTATGTGGATCAAAACTTTAGCAACTTACAGGATTTCACCCATACCAATGCCTGGTTGCTTGAGGAAATTAAAAAGAAAGCAAATTCATTTTCGTCGATAAGGGAAATGGTTGCGAGTGTTAATGGCGATCAAACCATAACCGAAGAAGAAGCAAAAGTGCTTCTCAATTATTATCAAAAGAATAATGGAGGTTTATATAACACCGGTAATTTACCTTATGGGCCTCTTTCTGAAATGCAGAAGAAATATACCTCTATAGGCTGGATAAGTATGGATCATTCTGGGGATTACGTAGAATTGGCCGCTTATGGCCCGGGCAGCGATCAACTAAAGCCATTTGTAAAAAACTATGAGCTTCATGACTTTATGTTAGAAGTCGCCGAAGTAGAGGATAAGTTTTAG